The Halomonas denitrificans genome window below encodes:
- a CDS encoding SDR family oxidoreductase, giving the protein MSSFPGDGAALVQGASRGIGLGFVRRLLDCGRFERVFATCRDPASADALNGIDDPALTVLQLDVTRPASIRDATAEVEASGMPIRLLLNVAGLLHDEQQAPEKRLEDLDADALARSFAVNSIGPALVLEAFRPQLARRGRTVVAALSARVGSIGDNRLGGWYAYRASKAALNQLMRTASVELARRNRNALVVLLHPGTTDTGLSEPFQENVPDDQLFPVDRACRQLLDVIDGLGEGDSGGFFAWDGQRIEW; this is encoded by the coding sequence TTGTCCTCGTTTCCGGGCGATGGCGCCGCCCTGGTCCAGGGCGCCAGCCGCGGCATCGGCCTCGGCTTCGTCCGCCGCCTGCTGGACTGCGGACGCTTCGAGCGGGTCTTCGCGACCTGCCGCGATCCCGCCTCGGCGGACGCCCTGAACGGCATCGATGATCCGGCCCTGACCGTCCTGCAACTCGACGTGACGCGGCCGGCGAGCATTCGCGACGCCACGGCCGAGGTCGAAGCAAGCGGTATGCCGATCCGCCTGCTGCTCAACGTCGCCGGCCTCCTCCACGACGAGCAGCAGGCGCCCGAGAAGCGGCTGGAAGATCTCGATGCGGATGCGCTGGCGCGGTCGTTCGCGGTGAATTCGATCGGGCCCGCGCTGGTGCTCGAAGCCTTCCGACCGCAGCTGGCGCGGCGCGGACGCACCGTGGTCGCGGCGCTGTCGGCCCGGGTCGGCTCGATCGGCGACAACCGCCTCGGCGGCTGGTACGCGTACCGCGCGTCGAAGGCGGCGCTGAACCAGCTGATGCGGACTGCGTCGGTCGAACTCGCGCGCCGCAACCGCAACGCGTTGGTCGTCCTGCTGCACCCGGGCACCACCGATACGGGCCTGTCCGAACCGTTCCAGGAGAACGTGCCCGACGACCAGCTGTTCCCCGTCGATCGGGCCTGCCGTCAGCTGCTCGACGTCATCGACGGGCTCGGCGAGGGTGACAGCGGGGGATTCTTCGCCTGGGACGGCCAGCGGATCGAGTGGTAG
- a CDS encoding SirB2 family protein translates to MSTIVLLERLHVALALISGLGFALRGFVVRILDRPLAGPLVRVGPHLIDTLLLMSGIGLWFHFRYSPVDSAWLGLKLALVVVYVLLGVAALRSKRRDRGVLAYLAALLVFLAIALLALSKPF, encoded by the coding sequence ATGAGCACGATCGTCCTTCTCGAGCGCCTGCACGTCGCCCTCGCCCTGATCAGCGGACTGGGCTTCGCGCTTCGGGGGTTCGTCGTGCGCATCCTGGACCGACCGCTGGCCGGTCCGCTGGTCCGGGTCGGACCACACCTGATCGACACGCTGCTGCTGATGTCCGGGATCGGCCTGTGGTTCCACTTCCGCTACTCCCCGGTCGACAGCGCCTGGCTGGGGCTGAAGCTGGCCCTGGTCGTGGTCTACGTGCTGCTCGGCGTGGCCGCGCTTCGCTCCAAGCGCCGCGATCGCGGCGTGCTGGCCTATCTCGCAGCGCTGCTGGTATTCCTGGCGATCGCCTTGCTGGCGTTGTCGAAACCGTTCTGA